The proteins below are encoded in one region of Poecile atricapillus isolate bPoeAtr1 chromosome 33, bPoeAtr1.hap1, whole genome shotgun sequence:
- the TOMM40L gene encoding mitochondrial import receptor subunit TOM40B, translating into MALSLCHMALSLCHMALSPWGSGCPYVTWHCPRVTRRCPQVFPTLLGDMDSAGSLNAQALQLLAQRLRAKAVFQTHQARFVTWQFDAEYRGDDCTATLTLGNPDLLAGSVILVAHFLQSVTARLVLGGELVYHRRPGEEGAILTLAGKYSAPNWVTTLNVGYGGAHASYYHRANEQVQVGVELEANTRLQETTFAFGYQLNLPRANAVFRGLLDSNWSVGGVLEKKLPPLPVTLALGAFLNHWRNRFHCGFSVTVG; encoded by the exons atggcgctgtccctgtgtcacatggcgctgtccctgtgtcacatGGCGCTGTCCCCATGGGGCAGTGGCTGTCCCTATGTCACATGGCACTGTCCCCGTGTCACACGgcgctgtccccaggtgttccccacgCTGCTGGGTGACATGGACAGCGCTGGCAGCCTCAACGCTCaggccctgcagctgctggcccagcgCCTCCGCGCCAAAGCCGTCTTCCAG ACGCACCAGGCCAGGTTTGTGACGTGGCAGTTTGACGCCGAGTACCGCGGTGACGACTGCACGGCCACGCTGACCCTGGGCAACCCCGACCTGCTGGCCGGCTCCG TGATCCTGGTGGCGCATTTCCTGCAGAGCGTCACCGCCCGCCTGGTGCTGGGCGGAGAGCTCGTCTACCACCGGCGCCCCGGCGAGGAGGGGGCCATCCTGACGCTGGCAGGGAAATACTCGG CCCCCAACTGGGTGACGACGCTCAACGTGGGCTACGGGGGGGCTCACGCCAGCTACTACCACCGGGCCAACGAGCAG GTGCAGGTGGGGGTGGAGCTGGAGGCCAACACGCGGCTGCAGGAGACCACCTTCGCCTTTGGCTACCAGCTCAACCTGCCGCGAGCCAACGCCGTCTTCAGAG GGCTCCTGGACAGTAACTGGAGCgttgggggggtcctggagaaGAAGTTGCCCCCCCTGCCCGTGACGCTGGCCCTGGGCGCCTTCCTCAACCACTGGAGGAACCGGTTCCACTGCGGCTTCAGCGTCACCGTgggctga